From the Lancefieldella sp. Marseille-Q7238 genome, one window contains:
- the recR gene encoding recombination mediator RecR — protein sequence MAFDLTNDGRSLQRLLDELGRLPGIGPKSAQRIAYYLLETDSEEARRLANAILEVKQQVHFCPTCFNYATREECDICSDGSRDRSAICVVSEPRDVSAIERTGVYHGLYHVLGGVISPMDKIGPEQLHIRELLARLADGTVQEVLLATNPDVEGETTATYLARIIAPLGVKVSRLASGLPVGGDLEYADEVTLGRAIEARREV from the coding sequence ATGGCGTTTGATTTGACAAATGACGGACGCTCGCTCCAGCGTCTCTTGGATGAGCTGGGGCGTCTTCCCGGTATTGGTCCTAAGTCCGCGCAGCGTATCGCGTACTATCTGCTTGAGACGGACTCCGAAGAAGCGCGTCGCCTGGCCAATGCGATTCTTGAGGTAAAGCAACAGGTGCATTTTTGTCCTACCTGCTTCAACTATGCAACGCGGGAAGAGTGCGATATTTGCTCGGATGGCTCCCGCGACCGTTCGGCGATTTGCGTGGTGTCTGAGCCGCGTGACGTTTCAGCTATTGAGCGCACGGGCGTGTACCACGGCCTCTACCATGTGCTCGGCGGCGTCATTTCTCCGATGGATAAAATCGGTCCGGAGCAGCTTCATATACGGGAATTGCTTGCCCGCTTGGCAGACGGAACGGTGCAAGAGGTGCTTCTCGCCACAAATCCCGACGTAGAGGGAGAAACTACTGCCACATATCTCGCGCGCATCATCGCGCCTTTGGGAGTAAAGGTGTCGCGTCTGGCGAGCGGTTTGCCCGTTGGCGGTGATTTGGAGTACGCTGATGAGGTAACGCTTGGCCGCGCCATTGAAGCGCGTCGCGAAGTGTAA
- a CDS encoding HAD family hydrolase, protein MAVFDFDGTVISGQSGFLFAAYLYRQHISSLARTLRLAWWGIRYKFHLPQRQEEARELVVGALTEMSAAQADEVMCSFYQDVIAPRFRPEALAAAERYRSEGYVVLLVSATFVPIAELAAAHLGADGFMATRMQIANGHYTSHVLGSVIEGAEKPRAVERWCDEHLGAGAWKIVVAYGDHYSDVPLLEQAQAAHAVCPGPTLAKIARQRGWEVLNWSSA, encoded by the coding sequence GTGGCTGTTTTTGATTTTGATGGTACGGTTATTTCCGGCCAATCAGGTTTTTTGTTCGCGGCGTACCTGTATCGCCAGCATATTTCATCATTAGCGCGAACGCTTCGGTTGGCCTGGTGGGGCATTCGCTATAAGTTCCATTTGCCGCAACGCCAGGAGGAAGCTCGAGAACTTGTTGTCGGAGCTCTGACGGAAATGAGCGCCGCGCAGGCGGATGAAGTCATGTGCTCATTTTATCAAGATGTCATTGCGCCGAGATTTCGTCCTGAAGCGCTTGCTGCCGCTGAGCGGTATCGCAGTGAAGGGTACGTCGTTCTTCTCGTTTCGGCGACATTTGTTCCTATCGCCGAGCTTGCAGCTGCGCATTTGGGAGCCGACGGTTTTATGGCCACACGGATGCAGATTGCAAACGGCCATTATACCAGCCATGTCTTAGGGTCCGTTATTGAGGGTGCCGAAAAACCGCGTGCAGTTGAACGTTGGTGTGATGAGCATTTGGGCGCTGGGGCATGGAAGATTGTCGTTGCCTACGGAGATCACTATTCCGACGTTCCTCTTCTGGAGCAGGCGCAGGCAGCTCACGCGGTCTGTCCCGGTCCTACGCTGGCAAAAATTGCCCGTCAGCGCGGGTGGGAGGTTCTCAATTGGTCATCGGCGTAA
- a CDS encoding Rrf2 family transcriptional regulator — translation MEISRKTDYALRILSVLIKRPEEIVSVRDAAESCGIPYSFARSVQHSLVNAGIIASTRGSRGGMTLAIDPDATTLLTVVEAVQGPVLISDCESAGPDNTPCPRKPSCFFNPVWCNAEKILRTYFASIALSQIVKEGLVPEPNGGFKLVKNETALRLEEIQDQVEDIVASSRNAGQIG, via the coding sequence ATGGAAATTTCAAGAAAAACCGATTACGCTTTGCGTATTTTGAGTGTTTTGATAAAACGGCCGGAAGAGATAGTTTCGGTTCGCGATGCGGCCGAATCATGCGGTATTCCGTATTCGTTCGCCCGATCTGTTCAGCATAGTTTAGTGAACGCGGGGATTATCGCGTCCACACGCGGCTCTCGAGGTGGTATGACGCTTGCCATTGATCCCGATGCGACAACCCTGCTTACGGTGGTTGAAGCAGTTCAAGGCCCTGTTCTGATTTCCGACTGCGAATCGGCGGGTCCCGATAATACGCCCTGCCCGCGCAAGCCTTCCTGTTTTTTCAATCCCGTCTGGTGTAATGCCGAAAAGATACTCAGGACCTATTTCGCGTCGATTGCGCTTTCGCAGATTGTGAAGGAAGGTCTGGTGCCTGAACCGAATGGTGGATTTAAGCTGGTGAAAAACGAGACCGCGCTTCGGCTGGAAGAGATACAAGATCAAGTGGAAGACATTGTCGCTTCTTCACGAAACGCGGGTCAAATTGGCTAA
- a CDS encoding adenine glycosylase, protein MSLLHETRVKLAKKNSEVLVDKVGSMSGVPSDGAPNAHEDAESLAEFRALVLEYGRKLYRDLPWRRTRDPYAIWISEVMLQQTQVSRVDGRWQRWLERFPSVDALAAASPADVLEEWQGLGYNRRALSLHKAAQMLSKTGGALPQEVGELVRLPGIGSATAAGIRAFALNLHGIYLETNVRTVFLHELYPEAEGVPDSELVPLVDATCPADDPLNEHADDNPRAWYYALLDYGAWLKKTIPNPSRRSKAHARQSKFEGSHRQKRAELLRLVLSHRGEGGATAETLSKELAAVEREAGRESVTMGATLDLLEELTKEGFCHRQGDIWRS, encoded by the coding sequence TTGTCGCTTCTTCACGAAACGCGGGTCAAATTGGCTAAAAAGAATTCCGAGGTTCTTGTCGACAAAGTCGGCAGCATGAGTGGCGTGCCGAGCGATGGCGCGCCGAACGCGCATGAGGATGCTGAAAGCCTTGCAGAGTTTCGAGCTCTTGTGCTGGAGTATGGACGAAAGCTGTATCGAGATCTTCCGTGGCGCCGGACGCGTGACCCCTATGCCATTTGGATTTCTGAGGTTATGCTGCAGCAAACGCAGGTGAGTCGTGTAGACGGACGCTGGCAGCGATGGCTTGAGCGATTTCCGTCAGTCGATGCTCTGGCTGCTGCCAGTCCCGCTGACGTTCTTGAGGAGTGGCAGGGTCTTGGATATAACCGCCGAGCACTTTCGCTTCATAAGGCTGCGCAGATGCTTTCCAAAACCGGCGGAGCACTGCCTCAGGAAGTAGGGGAGCTTGTCAGACTTCCCGGTATCGGATCTGCTACGGCTGCCGGTATTCGGGCGTTTGCCCTCAATCTGCACGGGATTTATCTGGAGACCAATGTGCGAACGGTTTTTCTGCACGAGTTGTATCCCGAAGCCGAAGGAGTTCCCGACTCAGAGCTTGTTCCGCTGGTAGATGCGACCTGTCCGGCTGACGATCCTCTGAATGAGCACGCGGATGATAATCCAAGAGCCTGGTATTATGCGCTTCTCGATTATGGCGCGTGGCTTAAGAAAACCATTCCCAATCCAAGTAGACGCTCAAAGGCTCATGCGCGACAGTCGAAGTTCGAAGGGTCACATCGCCAGAAGCGCGCCGAATTGCTACGTCTTGTTTTGTCCCATCGCGGCGAAGGTGGCGCGACAGCCGAAACCCTGTCAAAAGAGCTTGCCGCCGTTGAGCGAGAGGCCGGCCGAGAGAGCGTGACTATGGGCGCTACCCTGGACTTACTTGAAGAGCTCACAAAAGAAGGTTTTTGTCATCGTCAAGGTGACATTTGGCGTTCATAG
- the rbr gene encoding rubrerythrin, translating to MAVDFENSQTKKNLEAAFAGESQACVKYGFYAKQASKDGYQQIADIFNETSGNENVHAKLWFKYLHDGKVPETAEALKDAAAGENYEWTTMYADFAKTAEEEGFKEIAAKMRLVGEIEKTHDERYNKLLERVESGEVFERPGVKVWQCLKCGHLHVGPTAPKVCPVCGHPQGYFQERALNY from the coding sequence ATGGCTGTTGATTTTGAGAATTCTCAGACAAAGAAGAATCTTGAGGCCGCGTTTGCTGGCGAGTCCCAGGCGTGCGTCAAGTATGGCTTCTATGCCAAGCAGGCGTCAAAAGACGGGTACCAGCAGATTGCCGATATCTTCAACGAGACGTCCGGCAACGAGAACGTTCACGCTAAGCTTTGGTTTAAGTACCTTCACGACGGCAAGGTTCCCGAGACCGCAGAGGCTCTGAAGGACGCCGCCGCAGGTGAGAACTACGAGTGGACCACGATGTATGCCGATTTCGCCAAGACCGCTGAGGAGGAGGGCTTCAAGGAGATAGCCGCGAAGATGCGTCTTGTCGGCGAGATTGAGAAGACTCACGATGAGCGCTACAACAAGCTTCTTGAGCGTGTCGAGTCCGGCGAAGTCTTTGAGCGCCCCGGTGTTAAGGTGTGGCAGTGCCTCAAGTGCGGTCACCTGCACGTTGGCCCGACTGCGCCAAAGGTGTGCCCTGTGTGCGGTCACCCGCAGGGATATTTCCAAGAGCGCGCGCTTAACTACTAA
- the nth gene encoding endonuclease III, whose protein sequence is MPRETKKLKRERGIETCRRLHALYPHVESALDYRSAYTLLVAVMLSAQTTDAAVNKVTPELFKRWPDPVAMASASKAEVGELIRTIGFWRAKASHCVEMAQMLVADYGGEVPNTMNDLVKLPGVGRKTANIVLNKMFDTVDGIAVDTHVYRIASRLRLTSAATPLAAEQDLLALLPRKLWKDVNEEWIHFGRETCSARNPSCETCPLADICPSFEQPNRWFKGGGEKNSRRRSSS, encoded by the coding sequence ATGCCCCGAGAAACTAAGAAACTGAAGCGCGAGCGCGGCATAGAAACGTGCCGTCGTTTGCACGCTTTATATCCACACGTTGAAAGTGCGCTCGATTACCGCAGCGCCTATACGCTGCTTGTAGCGGTCATGCTCTCGGCGCAAACCACCGACGCCGCCGTCAACAAGGTAACGCCTGAACTGTTCAAGCGCTGGCCTGATCCTGTCGCGATGGCATCAGCAAGCAAGGCCGAAGTCGGAGAACTCATTCGCACCATCGGATTTTGGCGCGCGAAAGCGAGCCACTGCGTTGAGATGGCTCAAATGCTTGTAGCCGACTACGGCGGAGAAGTTCCAAACACCATGAATGACCTCGTCAAGCTTCCGGGCGTTGGCCGCAAGACCGCTAATATTGTGCTCAATAAGATGTTTGATACCGTCGATGGCATTGCCGTTGATACGCACGTTTACCGCATCGCTTCTCGCCTGCGACTTACCTCCGCCGCTACTCCTCTTGCGGCTGAGCAGGATCTTCTCGCACTTTTACCGCGAAAGCTTTGGAAAGACGTTAATGAAGAATGGATCCACTTTGGCCGCGAGACGTGCTCCGCCCGAAATCCTTCCTGTGAGACATGCCCGCTTGCAGACATCTGTCCCTCCTTTGAACAACCCAATCGCTGGTTCAAAGGAGGCGGCGAGAAGAACTCCAGGCGCAGATCATCTTCATAA
- the glgB gene encoding 1,4-alpha-glucan branching protein GlgB — protein MKVKDSSLYVTKDDIYLFGKGEWHQSYEKLGAHAAIDDDGVEGYHFAVWAPNALSVSVVGEFNDWNDQINQMTRTLTGGIWETFIPEVSEDALYKYAVESAGGEMMLKADPYAFYAEIPAGTASRTADFTSHTWKDKKWLTARKKRDFLASPLNIFEVHLGSWKRHADGLDGNGPGGDTPETMGGSFLTYDELSVELVSYVKEMGYTHIELLPVMEHPYDGSWGYQVTGYFAPTSRYGTPQQFMHFIDACHEAGIGVILDWVPGGFCRDAHGLVRFDGEKLFEREEHPNWGTYKFDYGRGEVRSFLISNLLWWLDTYHADGIRMDGVTSMLYLNFGIDDPARKRFNEEGTEEDKQAIEFVRQCNVTAQTDHPDVLMIAEESTAWPLVTYPPSVGGLGFHLKWDMGWMNDTLHYCQTDFPFRPGNHRLLTFSTMYQFNENFVLPLSHDEVVHGKCSLITRMPGDWWRQFAGMRALALYQMTHSGAKLNFMGNEIAQFIEWRYYEGIQYFLTEEYQTHAGQQRFIAALNHFYASHPALWQHAYDELGFEWIDADNNNQSIVTFIRRGEKPKDDLVVLLNFDVAAHEDFRLGMPRAGQWSEVFNSDMEEYGGSGVVNTGKLTTEEETWNGRDQSLVVRVPPLGGMILAYEGPLPKKTDKEKKVTSTTRRKATSASRRKPKKKK, from the coding sequence ATGAAAGTGAAGGATAGCTCGCTGTATGTAACAAAAGATGACATCTATCTCTTTGGGAAAGGTGAGTGGCATCAGAGTTACGAGAAGCTCGGCGCGCATGCGGCGATAGATGATGACGGTGTTGAGGGCTATCACTTTGCTGTTTGGGCGCCCAACGCGCTGTCAGTTTCCGTTGTCGGAGAGTTCAACGACTGGAATGATCAGATCAACCAGATGACGCGTACCCTGACGGGCGGCATTTGGGAAACGTTCATTCCTGAGGTCAGTGAGGATGCGCTCTATAAGTATGCCGTTGAATCGGCGGGCGGCGAGATGATGCTCAAGGCAGATCCCTACGCCTTTTATGCGGAAATCCCCGCGGGAACAGCGTCACGCACGGCAGATTTTACCAGTCATACATGGAAAGATAAGAAATGGCTTACCGCCCGCAAAAAGCGCGATTTTCTCGCGAGTCCGCTTAACATCTTTGAAGTGCATCTGGGAAGCTGGAAGCGACATGCTGACGGACTTGACGGCAACGGTCCGGGTGGCGACACACCTGAGACTATGGGCGGCAGCTTCCTGACGTATGACGAGCTTTCAGTCGAGCTGGTGTCCTACGTTAAGGAGATGGGCTATACCCATATCGAGCTGCTGCCGGTTATGGAACACCCCTATGACGGCTCTTGGGGCTATCAGGTAACGGGCTATTTTGCTCCCACCTCGCGATACGGAACTCCTCAGCAGTTCATGCATTTTATCGATGCCTGCCATGAGGCTGGTATCGGAGTCATTCTTGACTGGGTTCCCGGGGGCTTTTGTCGAGATGCGCACGGACTGGTGCGCTTCGATGGCGAGAAGCTCTTTGAGCGAGAAGAGCATCCCAACTGGGGCACCTACAAATTCGATTATGGACGCGGAGAAGTACGCAGCTTCCTCATTTCCAACCTGCTCTGGTGGCTTGACACCTACCATGCTGATGGTATTCGCATGGATGGCGTTACCAGCATGCTGTATCTGAATTTTGGCATTGATGATCCCGCTCGTAAGCGCTTCAACGAAGAGGGCACTGAAGAAGATAAGCAGGCTATTGAATTTGTGCGCCAGTGCAACGTGACGGCGCAAACGGACCACCCCGATGTGCTCATGATTGCCGAGGAGTCAACGGCGTGGCCGCTGGTAACCTATCCTCCCTCTGTCGGAGGCCTTGGCTTCCATCTCAAGTGGGATATGGGTTGGATGAACGATACACTGCACTATTGCCAGACGGACTTTCCGTTCCGTCCCGGCAATCATCGCCTGCTGACGTTCTCAACGATGTACCAGTTCAATGAAAATTTTGTGCTTCCGCTCAGCCATGACGAGGTTGTCCACGGCAAGTGCAGCCTGATTACACGCATGCCTGGCGATTGGTGGCGTCAGTTTGCCGGTATGCGCGCGCTGGCTCTGTATCAGATGACCCATTCGGGCGCTAAGCTCAACTTCATGGGCAACGAAATCGCGCAGTTTATCGAGTGGCGCTACTACGAGGGGATTCAGTACTTCCTTACGGAGGAGTACCAGACTCACGCCGGCCAACAGCGCTTCATTGCCGCCCTCAATCATTTCTACGCCAGCCACCCGGCTCTTTGGCAGCACGCTTATGACGAGTTGGGATTTGAATGGATCGACGCTGACAACAACAACCAGTCTATCGTTACATTCATCCGTCGTGGCGAGAAGCCCAAGGATGACCTTGTGGTACTTCTGAACTTTGATGTCGCCGCGCATGAAGATTTTCGTTTGGGTATGCCCCGCGCCGGCCAATGGAGCGAGGTTTTCAACTCTGATATGGAAGAGTATGGCGGCTCGGGCGTTGTCAATACGGGCAAGCTGACTACCGAAGAAGAGACGTGGAATGGCCGCGATCAGTCGCTGGTCGTCCGGGTACCGCCGCTCGGTGGTATGATTTTGGCGTACGAGGGGCCCTTGCCCAAGAAGACCGATAAAGAAAAGAAGGTGACAAGTACTACTCGCCGAAAAGCTACGAGCGCTTCTCGCCGTAAGCCGAAAAAGAAGAAGTAG
- a CDS encoding glycogen/starch/alpha-glucan phosphorylase, with protein MASEKIFKDKQDFEEQYRALCVLVLGKEFDVCTNQERYSILARLIASKSRAIAAECHPVKAKKVYYFSLEFLLGPLLDNYLLNYGLRDLVADAVEDMGSSLEVLIKQEVDPGLGNGGLGRLAACFLDSMAHEGMAGYGNGMRYRYGLFRQEIKGGRQVERTDNWLANGFPWESRKDDSSVVVRFGGDVIRHQDESGRFWFTQEGGEPVRAVPYDVPIVGYGGKTVNKLRLWSAEPYEEDFDLDAFNEGDYARANAFRSDVEAISTILYPNDAGEHGRILRLKQEYLFVSAGLQSILRTYVAEFGEDWDAFGERVCIHTNDTHPAMCGPELMRLLVDEHGLDFDRAFTIACSAISYTNHTVMPEALEKWPIETFRHLLPRLYMIIEEVDRRYREKLMHEEGNADLLASTAVLWDGQVRMAHLSILFAHSVNGVSDLHTSILEQSVLRDFYRLRPEIFNNKTNGVCHRRFLAEANPAYAKLITDAIGTGWLDDANELERLIPYEQDASFLDSMEEAKRAEKERLAAYIAETAGIQVDTKTIFDVQVKRFHAYKRQLLNVFKILDLYNRMLDDQNFRPAPTTFIFSGKAAQSYTLAKEVIRLINSVADVINNDSRIEGRLKIAFVPNFAVSNAQLIYPATEISEQISVAGAEASGTSNMKLMMNAAITLGTYDGSNVEISQLVGENNIKIFGLRAHEVEELYASGSYFAWDQVNADPGRLGRIVTMLTDGSLAGLSGNFESIRDYLMAGNDHDLVLKDFYSYVDSWEELTASYKDRRAWNAAALHNTAKAGFFSSDRTIREYMHDIWNVGE; from the coding sequence ATGGCATCGGAAAAGATTTTTAAAGATAAGCAGGATTTTGAAGAGCAGTATCGCGCTCTGTGCGTGTTAGTGCTGGGAAAGGAATTTGACGTCTGCACCAATCAAGAGCGGTATTCCATTTTAGCAAGACTCATTGCTTCCAAATCCCGTGCTATCGCAGCCGAATGCCATCCCGTGAAGGCTAAAAAAGTCTATTACTTCTCGCTTGAGTTTTTGCTTGGACCATTGCTTGACAACTATCTTTTGAACTACGGCCTTCGAGATCTCGTGGCTGACGCCGTCGAGGATATGGGTTCTTCACTTGAGGTACTGATTAAACAAGAGGTTGATCCGGGTCTTGGTAACGGCGGCCTTGGTCGTCTCGCCGCCTGTTTTCTTGATTCTATGGCGCATGAGGGTATGGCCGGCTATGGCAATGGCATGCGTTACCGTTACGGCCTCTTCCGTCAGGAAATCAAGGGCGGGCGCCAGGTTGAGCGTACCGATAACTGGCTGGCAAACGGCTTTCCATGGGAGTCGCGCAAAGATGACTCCAGCGTCGTAGTGCGTTTTGGCGGAGATGTCATTCGCCATCAGGACGAATCCGGTCGTTTTTGGTTTACCCAGGAAGGTGGTGAGCCTGTTCGAGCAGTGCCGTATGATGTCCCCATTGTTGGTTATGGCGGAAAAACGGTGAATAAACTGCGCCTTTGGTCTGCTGAGCCCTACGAGGAGGACTTTGATCTGGACGCCTTCAACGAAGGCGATTACGCGCGCGCCAATGCGTTCCGCTCAGATGTCGAGGCAATCTCAACTATCCTGTACCCAAATGACGCGGGAGAGCACGGGCGTATTCTCCGCCTCAAGCAGGAGTATCTGTTTGTCAGCGCCGGCTTGCAGTCGATTTTGCGCACCTATGTGGCTGAGTTTGGCGAGGATTGGGATGCCTTCGGTGAGCGCGTATGCATCCACACGAATGATACGCACCCTGCTATGTGTGGACCTGAGCTCATGCGTTTGCTCGTTGATGAGCATGGATTGGACTTTGACCGGGCCTTTACGATTGCCTGTTCGGCTATTTCGTATACCAACCATACCGTTATGCCTGAAGCGCTGGAAAAGTGGCCTATAGAAACCTTCCGTCATCTGTTGCCGCGCCTCTATATGATTATCGAAGAGGTCGATCGCCGGTATCGCGAAAAGCTCATGCATGAGGAAGGCAACGCCGACCTTCTCGCATCGACCGCGGTGCTTTGGGACGGCCAGGTGCGCATGGCCCATCTTTCCATTCTGTTTGCGCATTCGGTCAACGGCGTCTCCGACCTACATACCAGCATTCTTGAGCAGAGCGTTTTGCGTGATTTTTATCGCCTTCGCCCGGAGATTTTCAACAACAAGACCAATGGCGTATGCCACCGTCGGTTCCTAGCCGAGGCCAATCCCGCGTATGCGAAGCTCATTACCGACGCCATCGGTACTGGTTGGCTTGATGACGCCAATGAGCTTGAGCGCTTGATTCCCTACGAGCAGGACGCGTCGTTCCTTGACAGTATGGAAGAGGCAAAGCGTGCCGAGAAGGAGCGTCTTGCCGCCTATATCGCTGAGACCGCGGGTATTCAGGTAGACACAAAGACTATCTTTGACGTACAGGTCAAACGATTCCATGCGTACAAGAGGCAGCTCCTGAACGTATTCAAGATTTTGGATCTCTACAACCGTATGTTGGACGATCAGAATTTCAGGCCTGCGCCAACCACCTTTATTTTCTCGGGCAAGGCAGCTCAGAGCTATACGCTTGCCAAGGAGGTCATTCGCCTCATCAATTCGGTTGCCGATGTCATTAACAATGACTCGCGTATCGAAGGCCGCTTGAAGATTGCCTTCGTGCCTAACTTTGCGGTTTCAAATGCTCAACTCATTTACCCTGCAACTGAGATTTCGGAGCAGATTTCCGTGGCCGGCGCCGAAGCTTCAGGTACCTCCAATATGAAGCTTATGATGAACGCCGCCATTACGCTTGGTACCTACGATGGTTCAAATGTTGAGATTTCCCAGCTTGTTGGGGAGAATAACATCAAGATATTCGGGCTCCGCGCGCATGAGGTGGAGGAGCTCTACGCCTCTGGCTCATATTTTGCCTGGGATCAGGTGAATGCGGACCCCGGTCGTTTAGGGCGCATCGTTACCATGCTTACCGATGGTTCGCTTGCGGGTCTTTCCGGTAACTTTGAATCTATCCGCGATTATCTTATGGCTGGAAACGATCACGACTTAGTGCTGAAAGATTTTTATTCGTACGTTGACTCATGGGAAGAGTTGACGGCCTCGTACAAAGACCGTCGCGCTTGGAACGCCGCGGCTCTGCACAATACTGCAAAGGCCGGGTTCTTCTCGAGCGATCGCACCATACGTGAGTATATGCACGATATTTGGAATGTTGGGGAGTAA
- a CDS encoding glucose-1-phosphate adenylyltransferase, which yields MSKRECLAMLLAGGQGSRLGALTSSVAKPAVSFGGKFRIIDFALSNCTNSGISTVGVLTQYRPYLLHSYIGTGSAWDLDELGGGVSVLPPFSTQKGGAWYEGTADAVTQNIGYIEQNKSEYVLILSGDQLYRMDYGEMLACHKEHNADLTIAVMPVPWEEASRFGIITIDDDGRITKFSEKPTHPDSNLASMGIYIFSTDLLIEALKVDALDQQSTHDFGKDVIPRLLDEGKRLYTYRFEGFWRDVGTISSYHETSMDLLGPEPAFDIFTSDFPILSNASTRPPAYVGPYGRVEDCLIGNGCIINGTAHHSILSTDAVIEAGARVVDSVLLPGAHVKAGAQVVRAIMGENSTVEENVQVGSVDQTKDTAVIGNDVVVGRGE from the coding sequence ATGAGTAAAAGGGAATGTTTGGCAATGCTTTTGGCTGGCGGACAAGGAAGCCGCCTCGGAGCGCTGACCAGTAGTGTCGCAAAGCCGGCTGTTTCGTTTGGAGGCAAATTCCGCATTATTGACTTTGCGCTTTCCAACTGCACAAACTCGGGTATCTCAACGGTGGGCGTATTGACCCAATATCGCCCTTATCTCTTGCACTCCTACATCGGCACCGGTAGCGCATGGGATTTGGATGAGCTTGGCGGAGGCGTTTCCGTTTTGCCGCCGTTCTCAACGCAAAAGGGTGGCGCGTGGTATGAAGGCACGGCTGACGCCGTTACCCAAAATATCGGTTATATCGAGCAGAACAAAAGTGAGTATGTGCTGATTCTTTCGGGCGATCAGCTGTACCGTATGGATTATGGCGAAATGCTTGCCTGCCATAAGGAGCACAACGCGGACCTTACTATTGCCGTCATGCCGGTGCCATGGGAAGAAGCTTCTCGCTTCGGCATTATCACTATCGATGACGATGGCCGCATTACTAAGTTTTCCGAGAAGCCCACGCACCCCGATTCCAACTTGGCGTCAATGGGCATTTATATCTTCTCTACCGATCTTTTGATTGAGGCGCTGAAGGTTGATGCTCTTGACCAGCAGTCAACGCATGACTTTGGCAAAGATGTTATTCCGCGTCTTTTAGACGAGGGGAAGCGTCTGTATACCTATCGCTTTGAAGGTTTCTGGCGTGATGTCGGCACGATTTCCAGCTATCACGAGACCAGCATGGATTTGCTGGGGCCGGAGCCTGCCTTTGACATCTTTACCTCAGATTTTCCCATTCTCTCAAACGCTTCCACCCGCCCGCCCGCGTATGTTGGCCCGTACGGCAGGGTTGAGGACTGTCTTATCGGCAATGGTTGCATCATCAACGGCACTGCTCACCATTCAATCCTTTCCACTGACGCGGTAATTGAAGCGGGAGCTCGTGTTGTCGATTCGGTGCTGTTGCCAGGCGCTCACGTCAAAGCTGGAGCGCAAGTTGTCCGCGCCATCATGGGAGAGAACTCCACTGTTGAAGAAAACGTACAGGTGGGAAGCGTGGACCAGACAAAGGATACTGCCGTTATCGGTAATGACGTTGTGGTAGGAAGGGGTGAGTAG
- the glgD gene encoding glucose-1-phosphate adenylyltransferase subunit GlgD, whose translation MKKTIGLITCNYSSKHTELSNEVRPIASMPFLGRYRLVDFALSNLVNCGIRTVGVIMPFNYRSLIDHIGSGKAWGLDRKTGGLFVLPGSAFGTSRTGARFLLRDLMTNRVYLERSTADYVVYTSANFVYNFDLNKMQEHHIASDADITVLCNEAQGPNVDATAFEVDDEGYVVGMHNSVNHGDVQSLDCFIISRTKLMEMLDWYAATDYLDLFEALRSDYGRVKVQTYFFNGYARGIFDKDSLYYANMDALNPDVAAKLFPDGNIKTKAHDTAPAKFEIGSSVTNSMISAGCRIYGTVTGSVLGRKVIVEPGAVIRDSIVMQSCIVKSGAVIDRAIVDRDNVVQSDTELHGTPEHILIRKKYTE comes from the coding sequence ATGAAAAAAACAATCGGTCTGATTACATGCAACTACTCATCAAAGCATACTGAACTTTCAAATGAAGTACGCCCCATCGCGTCAATGCCGTTCCTCGGCCGCTACCGTTTGGTTGACTTTGCCCTGTCCAATCTGGTCAATTGCGGCATTCGCACGGTCGGTGTCATTATGCCTTTCAATTACCGCTCACTGATTGACCACATCGGATCCGGTAAGGCATGGGGGCTTGACCGTAAAACTGGTGGACTTTTCGTATTGCCTGGTTCAGCCTTTGGAACTTCTCGCACAGGCGCGCGCTTCCTGCTTCGCGATTTGATGACAAACCGCGTCTATCTTGAGCGCTCCACCGCTGATTACGTGGTGTATACAAGCGCTAACTTTGTTTACAACTTCGACCTCAATAAGATGCAGGAACACCACATCGCTTCCGACGCTGACATTACGGTGCTCTGCAATGAGGCTCAAGGTCCCAACGTGGACGCGACGGCGTTTGAAGTTGACGATGAGGGATACGTCGTTGGCATGCATAATTCAGTCAATCACGGTGATGTTCAGTCACTTGACTGCTTCATCATTTCGCGCACAAAACTCATGGAGATGCTTGACTGGTACGCCGCGACGGATTACCTAGATCTCTTTGAGGCGCTCAGGTCGGATTACGGCCGCGTCAAAGTTCAGACGTACTTCTTTAACGGCTATGCGCGCGGAATTTTTGACAAAGACTCACTCTATTATGCCAATATGGATGCCCTGAATCCTGACGTTGCCGCCAAGCTGTTCCCCGATGGCAATATTAAGACGAAGGCTCACGACACCGCTCCCGCAAAGTTTGAGATTGGCTCCAGCGTGACCAATTCAATGATTTCCGCAGGTTGCCGCATTTACGGCACGGTTACCGGCTCCGTTTTGGGTCGTAAGGTTATCGTTGAGCCTGGAGCTGTCATCCGCGATTCCATCGTGATGCAAAGCTGTATCGTCAAGAGCGGCGCCGTCATCGACCGCGCTATTGTTGACCGTGACAATGTCGTTCAAAGTGATACGGAGCTTCATGGTACGCCGGAGCATATCCTTATCCGTAAAAAGTATACGGAGTAG